GCCGCCTGCGAAGTCATCGTGGCCGGCGGCGTGGTGCGCGGGCGCGACCGCGGCATCGTCGGCGAAGCCACCATCGACTTCATCCGCCAGTTCAAGGTCGACATCGGCATCATCGGCATTTCCAGCATCGACGAAGACGGCAGCCTGCGCGACTTCGACGCGCGCGAAGTGAAGGTGGCGCAAGCGATCATCGAGCAGTCGCGCGAAGTGTGGCTGGTGGCCGACCAGCATAAATTCGGCCGCAAGGCGCTGGTGCGCCTGGCCGACCTGGCGCAAGTCGACATCCTGTTTACGGACGCGCCGCCGCCGCCCCGCTTTGCCGAGGTGCTGCGCGACGCGAACGTGAAAGTGCACGTCGCCGCCTGATGGCGACAGTGTTGCGGCCGGCTCAGTGCGCGATGGCAAGCTTGCCGAAATGGCGGCCGCCGGCTGCCAGCTGCGCATACGCTTCGGCCGTGTCGCCGAGGCCGAACACGCGGTCGATGACGGGCACGATGCCATGCGCGGCGATGGCCTGGGCCGCCTGCGCCAGGTCCGCCACGGAACCGGTGTTGTTGCCGACGATGTGCAAGGCCTTGACGATGACGGGCAGCAAGTCGATGCTGGCGGCCGTGCCGCCGACAAAACCCACCGTGAAGACCGTGCCGCCCACCGCCGCCGCGTTGAGCGAGCGCACGATGGTGGCGCCGCCCACCGTCTCGACCACCAGGTCGGCGCCCCGCCCGCCGGTCAGTTTCAGCACTTCCGCATCCCAGGCCGGCGTGGCCCGGTAGTTGATCAGGTGATCGGCGCCCAGCTGGCGCGCTCGTTCCAGCTTGTCATCGCTGGACGACGCGAGGATCACCGTGGCGCCCGACGCCTTGGCGAACTGCAAGGCAAACAGGCTGACGCCGCCCGTTCCCAACAGCAACACCACCGATCCGGGGCGCACTTGCGCCGAACGCACGGCATTCCACGCCGTCGTGGCTGCAATCGGCAGGGCCGCACCCTGGATAAAATCGAGGTGGGCCGGCAAGGCGACCAGGCTGGCGGCGGGGACGGCCACGTATTCGGCCAGCGAACCCGGCAAGGTGACGCCGCGCATCGCGCCCACGTTGTGCGGCGCGATGGCACCGCCCTGCCAGCGCGGCATGAAGTGCGGGATGACGCGGTCGCCGACGGCCAGCCCGCTGACGCCCTCGCCCAGCGCCGCCACTTCGCCCGCGCCGTCGGCGACGGGAATCAGCGGAAAGGCCGCGCCGGCAAAGTTGCCGGTCGCAATGGCCACGTCGAGAAAGTTCAGCGTGGCGGCGCGCAGGCGCAGCAGCACCTCGCCCCGCCCGGCCTGCGGCTCGGGCAGCTCGGTCTGGTGAAACGCGGTGAGGGAAGGAGCGGTCAGTTGGATGGCTTGCATGGTCTGTTCTCGGGCAATGGGTCAGGGTGGCCGCGCGCTGGCGGGACAAACAGCAGTGTCATTTAAAATCATTAATAGATAAACTATGGTTTGATTCAATGATTTGACAGCAGGGATTGCCAATGGATTTGCTAGACAGCATGAAGGTGTATGTACTGGCCGTGGAAAAAGGCAGCTTGAGCGCCGCCGCGGCCGCCTGCGGGATCTCCGCGACGATGGCCGGCAACCACCTGCGGACGCTGGAAAAGCGCCTGGGCATGCAGTTGCTCCAGCGCACCACCCGGCGCCAGCACCTGACGGCCTTCGGCGAGGATTACTATGCGCGCTGCAAGGAAATCCTCAGGCTGGTGGCCGAAACCGATGTCCAGGCGCAAAACCTGCAACTGGCGCCCGCCGGCAAGCTGCGCATCACGGCGCCCCTCACCTTCGGCGCGGAAGCGCTGATGCCCGCCATGGCCGCATACCTGGAGCGCTATCCCGACGTGAGCATCGATGTGTCGCTGAGCGACCGCGTGGCCGACCTGGTAGAGGAAGGTTTCGAGGCCGCCATCCGCATCGGACAGTTGCCCGATTCCTTGCTGATCGCCAGACCGCTGGCGCCCTACCGGCTGATGATCTGCGCCGCTCCCGACTATCTGGCGCGCAGGGGAACGCCGCGCCACCCGGCCGAGCTGAGCCGGCACGAATGCCTGTCCTTCTCGCCCGCCGCCCTGGCGCATTGGCGCCTGACAGGCGAGGACGGCGTCTGCAGCGTGCCCGTCTCGGGCCGCCTGCAAGTCAACCACGGCCAGGCGCTGCGCGTTGCTGCACTGCATGGCATGGGCATCGTGCTGCAACCGGCCTTCCTGCTGGAAACGGACGTGCAAGCGGGCCGCCTGGTCCAGCTGTTTCCCGCGCATGCGCTGCCCAGCCGCCCCTTGAACGTGGTCTACCTGCCGGACCGCTATCGCTCGCCCAAGCT
This window of the Janthinobacterium agaricidamnosum genome carries:
- a CDS encoding zinc-dependent alcohol dehydrogenase family protein, giving the protein MQAIQLTAPSLTAFHQTELPEPQAGRGEVLLRLRAATLNFLDVAIATGNFAGAAFPLIPVADGAGEVAALGEGVSGLAVGDRVIPHFMPRWQGGAIAPHNVGAMRGVTLPGSLAEYVAVPAASLVALPAHLDFIQGAALPIAATTAWNAVRSAQVRPGSVVLLLGTGGVSLFALQFAKASGATVILASSSDDKLERARQLGADHLINYRATPAWDAEVLKLTGGRGADLVVETVGGATIVRSLNAAAVGGTVFTVGFVGGTAASIDLLPVIVKALHIVGNNTGSVADLAQAAQAIAAHGIVPVIDRVFGLGDTAEAYAQLAAGGRHFGKLAIAH
- a CDS encoding LysR family transcriptional regulator, whose amino-acid sequence is MDLLDSMKVYVLAVEKGSLSAAAAACGISATMAGNHLRTLEKRLGMQLLQRTTRRQHLTAFGEDYYARCKEILRLVAETDVQAQNLQLAPAGKLRITAPLTFGAEALMPAMAAYLERYPDVSIDVSLSDRVADLVEEGFEAAIRIGQLPDSLLIARPLAPYRLMICAAPDYLARRGTPRHPAELSRHECLSFSPAALAHWRLTGEDGVCSVPVSGRLQVNHGQALRVAALHGMGIVLQPAFLLETDVQAGRLVQLFPAHALPSRPLNVVYLPDRYRSPKLRSFVDFLVERFS